TCACTGGCAGCGACTGGCTGGAACCCCAGAACGCCAGCACCGCCAGCGCTAATACCGGGAAAATGAGAGAAGACTCCTTATGGCGGGTCTTCACCGCCTCATGGTTTGTTTTTGTCACGTTAATTCTCCAGAGAAGCAGGTGATAATCATTATAGTGATGAGGAAGACAGAGCGTAAAACTACCAAAAAATGCGCGGTCAGGAGGCTTTATTTACGCTTTTTTACGGCTAAACCGTAACTTTGCAGTAAATGCGTCAAAAATCCGAATTTCATTGAGGAACCATTTATCAAACAAGGCATTGTGAAGGCATCACAATATGCTTCGCTTGCAGCTGGCGCGCTTTCTGATTGTGTTCCACACTTATCTTTTTATGAAATAAAGGAGCGTAGCGATGCCTTACTCTTCAAGAACCGATTTGCCCGATAATGTCCGCAACGTCCTCCCGGCGCATGCGCAGGATATTTATAAAGAGGCGTTCAACAGCGCCTGGGATCAATATAAAGACGAAGATGACCGGCGCGGCGACGCCAGCCGGGAAGAGACGGCGCATCGCGTCGCGTGGGCCGCCGTTAAACATGAGTATGAAAAAGGCGATGACGATAAATGGCATAAGAAAAAATAATGCTTCGTTAATCGCCTGATTCCTCTCCATCTTTACCTCTGTTCCCGTAAAGCGCGCAGGAACAGATAAGTTTTTTGTCAGTTGAAAACGCCGCTGCGGTCTTGTCAGCGGCGCGTTAATCCCCTATCGTCACCCCGTAATTGCTTTCTGATTGAGCGATAAAAAGATTCTGAAAGCGCTTAAAATCGCAGGGAAGCAGCCGTGGTGGAGGTAGAAGGTGTTAACACGTGATTTCTTAATGACAGCAGACTGTAAGACGGCTTTCGGAGCCATTGAGGAATCGTTACTGTGGACGCCAGAGCAGCGGGCGGCGTCACTGGCCGCCACGCTCGCCTGTCGTCCTGAGAACGAACCGGTCTGGATTTTTGGTTACGGCTCCCTGATGTGGAACCCGGCAATGGTCTTTGAAGAGCGCTGCGCCGCGACGCTAAACGGCTGGCACCGCGCGTTCTGCCTGCGGCTCACCGCCGGGCGCGGCAGCGCCTGCAAGCCCGGGCGTATGCTGGCGCTGAAAGAGGGCGGCGCCACGACCGGCGTGGCGTATCGTCTGCCGGAGGCGGAGCTTGAAACCGAACTGACGCTGCTGTGGAAGCGCGAAATGATCACCGGCTGTTATCTGCCCGGCTGGTGCAGGCTCACGCTTGACGATGGGCGTACCGTTCATGCGCTGGTGTTTATCATGGATCCGAGCCACCCGCTGTATGAAGCCGACACCCGTCCGGCCACCATCGCGCCGCTGATTGCCCGCGCGAGCGGCCCGCTTGGCACCAATGCGCAGTACCTCTTTTCGCTTGAGCAGGAGCTGAAAAAGCTCGGCATGTGTGAAGCATCGCTGGATGAACTGGCGTCAGAAGTGCGCGCGTGTCAGGCGCAAGACGGCGATGAGAGTGGCGATCTGCAACCGCATTTCGCCTGAAAAAACCCCGGCGAGCGCCGGGGAGAATGGTCAGGCCGGAACGTAGCTGATGGAGTGTTCCAGTGTCTGGCTGTGACTGTCGATGAGCACATCCCAGACGCCGCTGTAAGGCACGCTGATATACGCGCTGTTGCGGTTCTGGACGCTTAAAATATCTGCTCCCGCGCGCCTGGCGCGTTCACCCGCGCTCATTAAATGGATATGGCAATTCGCTGAACAGCGCACCACCACCGTGTCTCCGCCAAACAACTTCAGGCTTGCTTTTACCCGCGCCATCTTTAACCCCTCTGTCAATGATAAATCCGTCAGGACAGCCTTTCGAACGTGAGGCTGTTCACAAAACCTGTCGGAAATAACACCAAAGAGGGAGGCCGCGAACGCTGATTTTGATCAAAAAATGCGGCCACAACACGATATTCATCACATTGTTCGTTAAAGCGGCGGGCAGGCGCGCGGAAAATGTCCGAATGCGCGCCTGCGCCTGATTAAATGCGGAAATGGCTGGCCGTCTGGGCGAGTTCTCCCGCCTGGCCCTGCAACGCGCCCGCCGCGGCGGCCGACTGTACCACCAGCTCGGCGTTCTGCTGCACCATCTGATCGAGCTGCAGCACCGCGTGGTTAATTTCCTGAATGCCTTTCATCTGCTCGCTGGTAGCGACGGTGATTTCACGCATGATGCCGGAAACGTTGCCGATGCTGCTGACTATCTCCTCCATCGATTCGCCCGCGAGCCGCACATAGCGCGAGCCGGTCGCGACGCTTTCCGTTGTGGAGTCGATAAGCGATTTAATCTCTTTCGCGGCCTGAGCGCTACGGCTGGCGAGGTTACGCACTTCACCCGCCACCACCGCGAAGCCGCGGCCCTGTTCGCCGGCGCGAGCGGCTTCCACCGAGGCGTTCAGCGCCAGGATGTTGGTCTGGAACGCGATACCGTCGATAACGCTGGTGATATCGCCGATTTTCGCCGAGGCGCTTTCAATCAACTGCATCGTGGAGATGGCTTTAGACACCACTTCACCGCCGCGTGAGGCGGCATCCGTCGCGCTCTGCGCCTGGGTATTAGCCTGCGCCGCCGCATCGGTAGAGTTGGCGACCGACGCGGTTATCTGTTCTACCGCGCTCGCCGTTTCACGCAGGCTGGAGGCCGCCTGTTCGGTGCGCCCGGAGAGATCCTGGTTCCCGGCCGCGATTTCATTCGCCGCCACTTTCACCGAGGCGCTGGCGTCGCGCAACTGGCCCATCACACCCGCGAGCTTATCGCAGAAGGCGTTAAAGGCATGGGCGATTTGCGCCACTTCGTCACGGCCATCTTCCGGCAGGCGCTGAGAAAGATCGTTAGTGCCGCTGCTGATAGCCACCAGCGCGTCGCGGATCATCAGCAGGCGTTTTAACAGTCGGGTGACCAGGAAATGCATCAGCGCGCCGGTAATCAACAGCAGCACCAGCACGGAAATAGCCGAGGTGTTGAGCAGGGCGCGCATGCCTGACGTGGCGTCGTTTTCATCAAGGGCGACCACCAGATACCACTGGGTGCCCGGTACGCGCGTGGCCAGCAGTGCTTTTTGCGCGCCGCCGATATCGCCTTCAAGTGCCGTATCGCTCGTTTTCAGCTCGCTGAACGCGACGCCTGATACCGCTTTATCAAAGGGTTTTGACGTCAGCGCCGGGTCTTTCGCGGCAATCAGCGTACCGTCGTCGTTCACCAGCAGCCCGCTGCTGTTTTCCGTCGGGTGAATGCTGCGCACGTTGGCAATCACGCTCTCCATGGAGAGATCGCCTGCGACCACCGCCGCAATGACGCCGTTTTGCTTCACCGGCACCGCGAACGTCACCACCAGCTTGCCGGTGCCGGCGTCTACGTAAGGCGCGGTCACCACCGGCGCGTCAGCCTTTACCGCCTGCTGATACCAGGGGCGAATGGTCGGATCGTAATCCGCCGGGACACCTTCCGGGTTAGAGAATTTCGCGGTTTTAGTGGCATAACCGGCGTAGACGTTCATAAAGCCGCCCGCTTTCGCCATCTGCGTAAAGACCGGCACCGGATCGGCGCCCAGCGCGACGGTATCCAGCGACTGGATCATTGCCGTTTTGCTGTTCACCCAGTCGCTGATGGCGAGATTATGGCTGGCGCTGGTACTGCGCAGCGTATTCAGGCTCGCCTGCTGATTATCCAGCCGGGTGACCTGATAGTTCATGATGGTATTCAGTAACAGCGCACCGACCAGGCAGCCTGCGGTGGCTGCGATGATGCGCGCGCGAATGGACGTTAACATAGGCGTATACCCTGCTGTGTGTTGTGTGAGCGTTATGTTTCAGACGAGCGTGTTGTTGTAGGTTTTAAGTAAAATATCGGCACACAGGGCGGGGACTTGATGGGCAGCGCAGGCGAATAAGTAAATATTATTACACCTGCGTGATTATCAGAAGGTCAGGACTTTATCAGCCTCCAGCGTCCACCCGGCAAGCTCAACCAGCGTGCCAATCTCCACGCCGTCAATCAGCGGCAGCGCGCTCACGCCGCGCCCGTCGGCGCAGGTCTTGCACAGCTTCACCGGCACATTCTGGGCGGTGAGGATCTCCAGCATCTGCTGCACGTTATAGCCTTCAGCGGGTTTCTGGCCGCGCAGCCCAGCGGTGACGGCATCCGACATCAAAAACAGCTTCAGCTCAGGGGCCTGCGGCTGGTCGCGCAGCGCGATGGCAAGACGCAGGCTATTAAACAGCGATTCGCTGCCGTAAGCCGCGCCGTTGGCGATAATCACGATTTTTTGCATCCGGAACTCCTTTGCCATGACGGCATAGTTATTGCTTGATTCCTGCAAAGGCGATCACAGGAGAAAGAGCGATGGCAATTCCCGCGACATCCTTGCAGAACGCGCAGGCGTGGTTTCGTTTCGCCCGTGAGAGAAAACGCAGCCAGCTGGAGGCGTGGTCGGGCGTCGGCGACTGGGTCAGTCAGATAAGCCATCTGGTGCATATGCTACAGCGCGAGCGCGGCGCGTCCAATATCTGGCTCTGTTCCGGCGGGCAGCTTTTCGCGCGCGAGCGCGCCTTTTGCGTGACAGAAACCGACCAGCGCGCGGCGCAATTTCGCGCGGTGCCCGTGCCGGTTGCCACCGCAGGCAGCCTGCTTTCCTGGCACATGGCCTGCGCGCTCTGGCAGCTAGAGCAGTTGCCTGGGCTGCGCGCGCGCATCCTCGCCCGGGAAATTGAACCCGGCGAAGCGATGGAGAGTTTTAATCAGGCGATCCGGCATCTGCTGGATCTGGTGCCGGAGGTGAGCGAAAGCGTCGATGAAGCCTCGCTCGCCCGCGCGCTGACGGCGCTCTACAGCTTTATGCAGGGTAAAGAGCTGGCGGGCCAGGAGCGCGCTATCGGGGCTATCGGTTTTACGCAGGGCGCGTTCAGCGAGCCGCTGCGCCAGCGGCTGGCGGATCGCATCGACGGGCAGCAGCGCTGTTTCGAGACGTTTTTATCGCTCACCCACGCGGATATTCGCGAGCGTTTCTACCGCCACGGCGAAGCCACGCGCGAGCTTGAGCAACTGCGTCGTCTCGCCTGTACGCGGCTGCCCGCCGATGACCACCGCGCGCGGGCGGTGCGCTGGTTTGGGTTGCAGACCACGCGGCTCGACGCGCTGCGCGATATCGAAGAGGCGTTAATCGCCGCGCTGCTGGCGGAGGCCCGCCAGTTGCTGGCCGAGGAGGCGCACAGCGAATCGCCGGAGGCAGCGCTGGCGCGTCGCGCGAGCCTGCGTGACGAGCCGCAGACGCCAGCGCTTGAGCGTCATCTTTTGCCGCTGGTGCGCCAGCAGGCCCGCGAGGTGGAATCGCTGACGCGCCAGCTCGCCTCGCTACAGGCGAACCTAGAAGAACGTAAGCTTATCGATCGCGCCAAAAGCTTGTTGATGAGTCATCAGCAGCTCAGCGAGGAGCAGGCGTGGCATCAGTTGCGTAAGCTCGCGATGGATCAGAATAAACGGATGGTGGAGATTGCCGAGGCGATGCTTGCCGTCGCCCGGCTCTGGCCGGTAAGCCCAAAGGAGTAGCTGCACAGCCAGCGAGCATTTTATGCATGGAAATGGGGCAGAGCGGGGGAGTGTGCGGGGCGTTTTTCGCGTGTTACTGGCGGGTGCGCTGCGCTTACCCGCCCTACAATATCGGTCCTTACGTTTTACGTAAGGTGGGTAAGCGCAGCGCACCCACCACAGGGATCACCAATCACGTTTTTGTAGGGTGGGTAAGCGTAGCGCACCCACCACGGGGATAACCAATCACGTTTTTGTAGGGTGGGTAAGCGTAGCGCACCCACCGCCTCCCGATAACCAGGAAAAAAGGCCGGAGGAGAGGGTTTTGCTCCGGCTAAAAAAAAATCGGCCCATGAGGCCGATTTTCCGCCGGGAGCCGGGATTGCAAAGGGGGCGGCGGCGAGCCCCCTTTGCACGTTCGCGTTAGGGAAGCATCCATATCAAAAAGGCGTTATGGCGAACGGAACGTGTTCACCGACCTTGTATATTTCCCTTCAGCCTGCCCGTGTAAACCGGACGGCGGGTGCGTTGCACTTACCCGCCCTACGAAGGGGAGATGTGATGCGTAGGGCGGGTAAGCGCAGCGCACCCGCCACGGAACCCACCCTGAAACCTGGCACACTCCTTGCTTAATTAATCCTGACAACCATTTCCCGGCAGCTCGCCAACGGCGGCGGGCAAACCGGAAAGGATAAAGGCGTCCTGCAATGTCTTCGGGCATTGGCGGACGCCTTTTTTATTTTCAGGAGCAGCCATGAGCGATTCATCCTTTTCTCTTTCCCGCCGCCGCTTATTGCAGGCCGGGGCCGCGCTTAGCGGCGCAATGCTGTTACCGGGCCTGATGGGCAGCGTGTGGGCCGCGGGGTCTGACAAACCCGAGCTCGACACCGTACGCGTCGGCTTTATTCCGCTCACCGACTGCGCGCCGGTGGTGATGGCCGCGCTGAAAGGCTTCGATAAAAAATATGGCATCCGCATTCTGCCCAGCAAAGAGGCGAGCTGGGCGGCGGTGCGCGACAAACTGGTCTCCGGCGAGCTCGACGCCGCCCATGCGCTCTATGGGCTCATCTATGGGCTGGAACTCGGCATCGCCGGCAAGGCGCAGCCGATGGCGACCCTGATGACGCTCAACCAGAACGGCCAGGCGATTTCGCTCAGCGCCGATCTCCTGGAAAAAGGCATCACCACGCCCGACGCGCTGCAAAAGCGGGTAGCCGCAAGCGAGCCAGGCGCTTACACCTTCGCCCATACCTTTCCGACCGGCACCCACGCCATGTGGCTGTACTACTGGCTGGCGGCGGCGGGCATTCATCCTTTTAACGATGTACGCACCGTGGTGGTGCCGCCGCCGCAAATGGTGATGAACATGCGCATCGGCAACATGGTCGGCTTCTGCGTCGGCGAGCCGTGGAACGCGCGCGCCATCAACGACCGCATCGGTTTCACCGCCGCCACCTCGCAGTCCATCTTTCCGGATCACCCTGAAAAAGTGCTCGGCACCCGCCGCCTGTGGGTGGAGCAGAATCCGCACACCGCCCGCGCGCTCACCGCCGCCGTGCTGGAGGCCGCCCGCTGGATAGACGCCTCGGATGACAACCGGCGCGAAACCGCGCAGGTGCTGGCGAAACGCGCGTATCTCAATACCAAAGTGCAATACCTCACGCCGCGCATGCTCGGCGAGTACGACGACGGTGCCGGAAAGCGCTGGAAAGATGACCATGCCATGCGCTTCTTCCGCGACGGCGAAGTGAGCTACCCGTGGCACTCCGATGGCATGTGGTTCTTAACGCAGTTCCGTCGCTGGGGGTTGCTGAAAACCGATCCCGATTACGCAGCCATCGCCGCCCGCATTAACCGCACCGACATCTATCAACAGGCCGCAGAGGCGGTGGGCGGCGTCGCGCTGCCCGCGTCGACGCGGCGTACCAGCCGTCTGATGGACGGCAGCGTCTGGGACGGGCGCGATCCCGCCGCGTATGCCGCCCGTTTTGCCATGAAACGTTAAGGGGAAACCATGAAAAAGCGTAAACAGATCGTGAGCGCGGCGCCTGAACAGCCCGCCGGTGAAGTGATAGTGATGCCCCGCGTGGCGGTGCGTAAACGCCGCGCGCCGCTCGCGGCCACGGTAAACGCGCTGCTGGCCCGCGTGGTGCCAGCCATTCTGGGGCTCGCGTTGCTGGTGATTGCATGGCAAATCGCGGCCGTCAGCAGTAAAGGCTTTCCGACGCCGCTTAGCACGCTCGACTCAGCGCTGACGCTGTTCGCCGATCCGTTCTACAACGAAGGACCAAACGATCAGGGCATCGGCTGGAATGTGCTGGCCTCGCTTAGTCGCGTGGCGGTGGGCTTCGGGCTGGCGGCGCTGGTGGGCATTCCGCTCGGCTTTCTGATTGGCCGCTTTACCTTTCTCGGGCGGATGTTCAACCCGCTTATCGCGCTCCTGCGCCCGGTCAGCCCGCTCGCCTGGCTGCCCATCGGCCTGCTGCTTTTTCAGAAGGCCGAGCCGGCCTCCAGCTGGACCATTTTCATCTGCTCTATCTGGCCGATGGTCATCAACACCGCCGAAGGAGTGAAGCGTATCCCGGAGGACTACCTCAACGTGGCGCGCGTATTACAGCTCTCCGAGTGGACCGTCATGCGCCGCATCCTCTTTCCGGCAGTGCTGCCCGCGGTGCTTACCGGTGTGCGGCTCTCCATCGGCATCGCGTGGCTTGTGATCGTCGCCGCCGAAATGCTCACCGGCGGCCTCGGCATCGGCTTCTGGATCTGGAACGAGTGGAACAACCTCAACGTGGAAAACATTCTCATCGCCATCGTCATCATCGGCGTGGTGGGGCTCTTGCTGGAGCAGGTGCTGATGCTTATCGCCCGCCGTTTTAGCTGGCAGGACAAATAAGGAGCGAACATGAAACCGATCATTCAGATACAGAACGTCAGTCAGCGCTTCAACACGGCGAGCGGTGAGTTTCTGGCGCTGCAAAACGTCAGTTTCGACATCAACGCGGGCGAAACCGTGAGCCTTATCGGCCACTCCGGCTGCGGCAAATCGACGCTGCTCAATCTTATCGCGGGCATCACGCTGCCGAGCGAAGGCGGGCTGCTGTGCGATAACCGTGAAATCGCCGGGCCTGGCCCTGAACGCGCCGTGGTGTTTCAGAACCATTCGCTGCTGCCCTGGCTCACCTGCTTTGACAATGTGGCGCTGGCGGTGGATCAGGTGTTTCGCAAAACCATGGATAAAGCGCAGCGCCGGGAGTGGATTATTCACAACCTGGAGCGGGTGCAGATGGGGCACGCGCTCAACAAACGCCCCGGCGAGATCTCCGGCGGCATGAAGCAGCGCGTCGGCATTGCCCGCGCGCTGGCGATGAAACCCAAAGTGCTGCTGATGGACGAACCGTTCGGCGCGCTCGATGCGCTGACCCGCGCGCATTTGCAGGATGCCGTAATGCACATCCAGCAGGAGCTTAACACCACGATTGTGCTGATTACGCATGACGTGGACGAGGCGGTGCTGCTCTCCGATCGCGTGCTGATGATGACCAATGGCCCGGCGGCGACGGTCGGCGAGGCGCTGGAGGTCAATCTGCCGCGTCCGCGCAACCGGGTGCAGCTTGCCGACGACAGCCGCTATCACCAGCTGCGCCAGCAGATCCTGCATTTCCTCTACGAAAAACAGCCGAAAGCGGCGTAAGGAGCGGCGATGGCGCAACGACTGGTGATTATCGGCAACGGCATGGCGGCGGTGCGTCTGGTGGAGCAACTGCTGGCGCGCGCGCCGGAACGCTTCGCCATCACGCTTAT
This sequence is a window from Cronobacter sakazakii. Protein-coding genes within it:
- a CDS encoding nitrate regulatory protein is translated as MAIPATSLQNAQAWFRFARERKRSQLEAWSGVGDWVSQISHLVHMLQRERGASNIWLCSGGQLFARERAFCVTETDQRAAQFRAVPVPVATAGSLLSWHMACALWQLEQLPGLRARILAREIEPGEAMESFNQAIRHLLDLVPEVSESVDEASLARALTALYSFMQGKELAGQERAIGAIGFTQGAFSEPLRQRLADRIDGQQRCFETFLSLTHADIRERFYRHGEATRELEQLRRLACTRLPADDHRARAVRWFGLQTTRLDALRDIEEALIAALLAEARQLLAEEAHSESPEAALARRASLRDEPQTPALERHLLPLVRQQAREVESLTRQLASLQANLEERKLIDRAKSLLMSHQQLSEEQAWHQLRKLAMDQNKRMVEIAEAMLAVARLWPVSPKE
- a CDS encoding DsrE/DsrF/TusD sulfur relay family protein; translated protein: MQKIVIIANGAAYGSESLFNSLRLAIALRDQPQAPELKLFLMSDAVTAGLRGQKPAEGYNVQQMLEILTAQNVPVKLCKTCADGRGVSALPLIDGVEIGTLVELAGWTLEADKVLTF
- a CDS encoding DUF1883 domain-containing protein codes for the protein MARVKASLKLFGGDTVVVRCSANCHIHLMSAGERARRAGADILSVQNRNSAYISVPYSGVWDVLIDSHSQTLEHSISYVPA
- the ntrB gene encoding nitrate ABC transporter permease — translated: MKKRKQIVSAAPEQPAGEVIVMPRVAVRKRRAPLAATVNALLARVVPAILGLALLVIAWQIAAVSSKGFPTPLSTLDSALTLFADPFYNEGPNDQGIGWNVLASLSRVAVGFGLAALVGIPLGFLIGRFTFLGRMFNPLIALLRPVSPLAWLPIGLLLFQKAEPASSWTIFICSIWPMVINTAEGVKRIPEDYLNVARVLQLSEWTVMRRILFPAVLPAVLTGVRLSIGIAWLVIVAAEMLTGGLGIGFWIWNEWNNLNVENILIAIVIIGVVGLLLEQVLMLIARRFSWQDK
- a CDS encoding ABC transporter ATP-binding protein, whose protein sequence is MKPIIQIQNVSQRFNTASGEFLALQNVSFDINAGETVSLIGHSGCGKSTLLNLIAGITLPSEGGLLCDNREIAGPGPERAVVFQNHSLLPWLTCFDNVALAVDQVFRKTMDKAQRREWIIHNLERVQMGHALNKRPGEISGGMKQRVGIARALAMKPKVLLMDEPFGALDALTRAHLQDAVMHIQQELNTTIVLITHDVDEAVLLSDRVLMMTNGPAATVGEALEVNLPRPRNRVQLADDSRYHQLRQQILHFLYEKQPKAA
- the chaB gene encoding putative cation transport regulator ChaB, yielding MPYSSRTDLPDNVRNVLPAHAQDIYKEAFNSAWDQYKDEDDRRGDASREETAHRVAWAAVKHEYEKGDDDKWHKKK
- a CDS encoding CmpA/NrtA family ABC transporter substrate-binding protein yields the protein MSDSSFSLSRRRLLQAGAALSGAMLLPGLMGSVWAAGSDKPELDTVRVGFIPLTDCAPVVMAALKGFDKKYGIRILPSKEASWAAVRDKLVSGELDAAHALYGLIYGLELGIAGKAQPMATLMTLNQNGQAISLSADLLEKGITTPDALQKRVAASEPGAYTFAHTFPTGTHAMWLYYWLAAAGIHPFNDVRTVVVPPPQMVMNMRIGNMVGFCVGEPWNARAINDRIGFTAATSQSIFPDHPEKVLGTRRLWVEQNPHTARALTAAVLEAARWIDASDDNRRETAQVLAKRAYLNTKVQYLTPRMLGEYDDGAGKRWKDDHAMRFFRDGEVSYPWHSDGMWFLTQFRRWGLLKTDPDYAAIAARINRTDIYQQAAEAVGGVALPASTRRTSRLMDGSVWDGRDPAAYAARFAMKR
- a CDS encoding gamma-glutamylcyclotransferase codes for the protein MLTRDFLMTADCKTAFGAIEESLLWTPEQRAASLAATLACRPENEPVWIFGYGSLMWNPAMVFEERCAATLNGWHRAFCLRLTAGRGSACKPGRMLALKEGGATTGVAYRLPEAELETELTLLWKREMITGCYLPGWCRLTLDDGRTVHALVFIMDPSHPLYEADTRPATIAPLIARASGPLGTNAQYLFSLEQELKKLGMCEASLDELASEVRACQAQDGDESGDLQPHFA
- a CDS encoding methyl-accepting chemotaxis protein, with protein sequence MLTSIRARIIAATAGCLVGALLLNTIMNYQVTRLDNQQASLNTLRSTSASHNLAISDWVNSKTAMIQSLDTVALGADPVPVFTQMAKAGGFMNVYAGYATKTAKFSNPEGVPADYDPTIRPWYQQAVKADAPVVTAPYVDAGTGKLVVTFAVPVKQNGVIAAVVAGDLSMESVIANVRSIHPTENSSGLLVNDDGTLIAAKDPALTSKPFDKAVSGVAFSELKTSDTALEGDIGGAQKALLATRVPGTQWYLVVALDENDATSGMRALLNTSAISVLVLLLITGALMHFLVTRLLKRLLMIRDALVAISSGTNDLSQRLPEDGRDEVAQIAHAFNAFCDKLAGVMGQLRDASASVKVAANEIAAGNQDLSGRTEQAASSLRETASAVEQITASVANSTDAAAQANTQAQSATDAASRGGEVVSKAISTMQLIESASAKIGDITSVIDGIAFQTNILALNASVEAARAGEQGRGFAVVAGEVRNLASRSAQAAKEIKSLIDSTTESVATGSRYVRLAGESMEEIVSSIGNVSGIMREITVATSEQMKGIQEINHAVLQLDQMVQQNAELVVQSAAAAGALQGQAGELAQTASHFRI